A genomic region of Xanthomonas fragariae contains the following coding sequences:
- a CDS encoding type IV secretion system protein: MSITVSVSITDFLTNIGNYKFFRLINDYLRDEIAIFQWELLQRTTAWVGVMALTLLTLCILIQGYRIVTGQSREAAMGLVVTALRAALIIGVATSMAKGSPQLYWTLTDGISEAITQTVTGDSDSPYEAIDKNLMLMQVAMSGLDQIKTGGDAESDSAKERARWFTGIGMAGPGVVAGSMLLLNKIAMALVVGFGPLFILCLLFQATKSLFSKWLLYGVGTMFSLSVLTFTVSLATKVVGAVGAAFLMKFAINGGTGEGISSMALQQGGLGLVLTTLIITAPPMAASFFQGTLGQFTAYSALGQLDRASQDGSSGRSQAVPVPANDDVRSVNDQRRASQVNTRSSGNETPTSTVSTGARGIASNNQNT, encoded by the coding sequence ATGAGTATCACTGTTTCTGTGAGTATCACCGATTTTTTGACGAATATCGGCAATTACAAATTCTTTCGTCTGATCAACGATTACCTGCGCGACGAGATTGCGATTTTCCAGTGGGAATTGTTGCAGCGCACGACCGCATGGGTGGGGGTGATGGCGCTGACGCTGCTGACGCTGTGCATTCTGATCCAGGGGTATCGGATTGTGACGGGCCAGTCGCGTGAGGCGGCGATGGGGCTGGTGGTGACGGCCCTGCGTGCGGCGTTGATCATCGGTGTTGCCACGAGCATGGCCAAGGGCTCGCCGCAGCTATATTGGACGCTGACCGACGGGATCAGCGAGGCGATCACCCAGACGGTGACCGGCGACTCCGACAGCCCGTACGAAGCGATCGACAAGAACCTGATGCTGATGCAGGTGGCGATGTCGGGTCTTGACCAGATCAAGACCGGCGGCGATGCCGAAAGCGATAGCGCCAAGGAGCGTGCGCGCTGGTTTACGGGCATCGGCATGGCGGGGCCTGGCGTGGTGGCGGGCTCGATGCTGCTGCTGAACAAGATAGCGATGGCGCTGGTGGTGGGGTTTGGTCCATTATTCATCCTGTGTCTGTTATTCCAAGCCACGAAGTCGCTTTTCAGCAAGTGGTTGTTGTACGGGGTCGGCACGATGTTCTCGTTGTCGGTGCTGACCTTTACGGTAAGCTTGGCGACGAAGGTAGTGGGTGCGGTAGGCGCGGCATTTTTGATGAAGTTTGCAATAAACGGCGGCACCGGCGAAGGCATCAGCAGCATGGCGCTGCAACAAGGAGGATTAGGCTTGGTACTGACGACGTTGATCATCACCGCACCGCCGATGGCTGCATCTTTCTTCCAGGGCACGCTGGGCCAGTTCACGGCGTACTCGGCGCTGGGGCAGCTGGATCGGGCGAGCCAGGATGGTAGTAGTGGGCGGTCGCAGGCGGTGCCGGTGCCGGCTAATGATGATGTGCGTTCTGTAAATGACCAAAGAAGGGCCAGTCAAGTTAATACGAGAAGCAGTGGTAATGAGACGCCTACTTCCACAGTAAGTACAGGTGCTCGCGGAATAGCTTCCAATAATCAGAATACTTAA
- a CDS encoding DUF4189 domain-containing protein encodes MPPPRPIGEWIKTWGAIVNAEDSSEAWASTGKTSKKDAEADAIDQCQVAGFHGCTVTFTYRNQCVALASPSSTQGRSGVAGGPSMALAEGDAIDMCRKKGGSNCSVIYKDCTKPIFKNF; translated from the coding sequence ATGCCTCCACCTAGGCCTATAGGCGAATGGATTAAAACTTGGGGAGCTATTGTCAATGCAGAAGATAGTTCCGAGGCTTGGGCATCCACAGGAAAGACATCAAAAAAAGATGCGGAGGCTGACGCAATAGATCAATGTCAGGTTGCAGGGTTTCATGGCTGTACTGTTACTTTCACTTATCGGAATCAATGTGTTGCACTTGCATCCCCAAGCTCGACGCAGGGTAGATCAGGGGTGGCAGGTGGGCCAAGTATGGCTCTTGCAGAAGGCGACGCAATAGATATGTGTAGGAAAAAGGGCGGATCAAATTGTTCTGTTATTTATAAAGATTGTACTAAGCCGATATTTAAAAACTTTTAG
- a CDS encoding IS5 family transposase, whose product MKPRKPYSTDISDEEWAFAAPYLTLMDVQAPQRKYELRAMFNALRWIARAGAPWRLLPNDFPPWEAVYQQTQRWLQAGCFEAMVSDLRSLLRVAQGKKGQPSAVIFDARTLQSTCESGPRAGYDGYKRKKGSKVHMAVDTLGHLLAVQVTPANEQERAQVRSLAQEVQHVTGETVKIAFVDQGYTGQEPAQAATEEGIELQVIKLQEAKKGFVLLPRRWVVERSFGWANRFRRLARDYERLPETLAGLHFVVFTILMLGNAATLFQSS is encoded by the coding sequence ATGAAGCCTCGTAAGCCTTATTCCACCGATATTTCCGACGAAGAATGGGCCTTTGCGGCTCCCTATTTGACGCTGATGGACGTGCAGGCACCGCAGCGCAAGTATGAGCTACGCGCGATGTTCAACGCACTGCGGTGGATCGCGCGCGCCGGCGCACCATGGCGATTGCTTCCCAACGATTTTCCGCCCTGGGAAGCGGTGTATCAGCAAACACAGCGCTGGCTGCAAGCGGGCTGCTTTGAGGCCATGGTCAGTGATCTGCGCTCACTCTTGCGTGTGGCGCAAGGGAAAAAAGGCCAGCCGAGCGCGGTCATTTTCGATGCTCGCACGCTGCAGTCCACCTGCGAAAGCGGGCCGCGTGCTGGATACGATGGCTATAAACGCAAGAAAGGCAGCAAGGTACACATGGCCGTCGATACGCTTGGACATCTGCTCGCTGTCCAGGTGACGCCGGCTAATGAGCAGGAGCGCGCGCAAGTCCGATCGTTGGCACAAGAGGTACAACACGTGACCGGTGAAACGGTCAAGATCGCCTTTGTTGATCAGGGCTACACCGGTCAAGAACCGGCGCAGGCGGCCACGGAAGAAGGCATTGAGTTGCAAGTGATCAAGCTGCAAGAAGCGAAAAAAGGCTTTGTCTTGCTGCCGCGCCGTTGGGTTGTCGAGCGCAGCTTCGGATGGGCCAATCGTTTCAGACGGCTGGCACGCGACTACGAGCGATTGCCGGAAACCTTGGCCGGTTTGCACTTCGTCGTCTTCACGATCCTGATGCTTGGAAATGCAGCCACCCTCTTTCAAAGTTCATAA
- a CDS encoding peptidoglycan-binding domain-containing protein, with amino-acid sequence MDFSSMTVGDVMDSQALPRGDEDRLFAVGRYQVISSTMSAAVDKLGLDRSHAFTPEVQDQVFSDYLITHKKSDVRKYITGEPGSSLHDAQNALSQEWASIADPDTGKSYYDKPGGSNHASITSAETAQALNTMRQSYREAIESGVSPEQAWKQINSQPSQQLAAPQQPRRDASHSAQLDNGERGQSIKQLQSQLAQLGYQGRDGRPLHADGDFGANTKHAVEQFQREHGLHVDGVVGRQTHAALGQALSQHTAKHVEQTAAPTVPALAGVLLLSDPRHPDSAMYNGAVSKLEALGERGGFSNRQELQQAAGQLVFEAKVDGLKRIDHVTLSKSGDRFFALQGEMTDPAMRLVFVDRDQVQTRPLEHSSRQVAEENQRQAQQAQTQPQTPDPGTRGLTL; translated from the coding sequence TTGGATTTTTCATCCATGACCGTTGGTGATGTCATGGATAGTCAGGCTTTGCCTAGAGGCGATGAAGATCGGCTTTTTGCGGTGGGGCGCTATCAGGTCATATCTTCTACAATGAGCGCTGCTGTAGATAAGCTGGGTCTTGATCGGTCTCATGCTTTTACGCCAGAGGTTCAAGATCAGGTATTTTCTGACTACCTGATAACGCACAAGAAGTCTGACGTTCGCAAGTACATTACCGGTGAGCCCGGTTCATCGTTACATGATGCACAAAATGCTCTCTCGCAAGAGTGGGCGAGTATTGCCGATCCAGATACTGGAAAAAGCTACTACGACAAGCCCGGTGGCTCGAATCATGCCTCGATCACCAGCGCAGAGACAGCGCAAGCCTTGAACACTATGCGCCAGTCATACCGCGAAGCAATTGAAAGCGGTGTGTCACCTGAGCAGGCTTGGAAGCAAATCAATTCCCAGCCTTCCCAGCAGCTTGCTGCACCTCAGCAGCCAAGACGCGACGCGTCGCACTCTGCACAGCTGGACAACGGCGAGCGCGGCCAGTCAATCAAGCAACTGCAAAGCCAGCTAGCCCAACTCGGCTATCAAGGCCGCGACGGCAGGCCGTTGCATGCCGATGGCGACTTCGGCGCCAACACCAAGCACGCCGTGGAGCAATTTCAGCGTGAGCACGGTCTGCATGTGGATGGTGTGGTGGGACGACAGACGCATGCTGCTTTAGGCCAAGCGCTGTCGCAGCACACCGCCAAACACGTCGAGCAGACCGCCGCTCCAACTGTGCCTGCACTGGCGGGCGTGCTTTTGCTGTCCGATCCGCGCCACCCAGACAGCGCGATGTATAACGGCGCGGTCAGCAAGTTGGAAGCACTGGGCGAACGTGGCGGTTTCTCCAACCGGCAAGAGCTCCAGCAAGCGGCTGGACAGCTGGTGTTTGAAGCCAAGGTGGATGGTCTAAAACGCATCGACCACGTGACGCTCAGCAAGAGCGGTGATAGGTTTTTTGCCTTGCAGGGCGAAATGACCGACCCGGCGATGCGCCTGGTATTTGTGGATCGCGATCAGGTGCAAACTCGGCCGTTGGAGCACAGCAGCCGGCAAGTGGCCGAGGAAAATCAGCGGCAGGCGCAGCAAGCGCAGACACAGCCGCAGACGCCAGACCCCGGTACGCGCGGCCTAACGCTCTAG
- a CDS encoding type IV secretion system protein: MSITVSVSITDFLTNIGNYKFFRLINDYLRDEIAIFQWELLQRTTAWVGVMALTLLTLCILIQGYRIVTGQSREAAMGLVVTALRAALIIGVATSMAKGSPQLYWTLTDGISEAITQTVTGDSDSPYEAIDKNLMLMQVAMSGLDQIKTGGDAESDSAKERARWFTGIGMAGPGVVAGSMLLLNKIAMALVVGFGPLFILCLLFQATKSLFSKWLLYGVGTMFSLSVLTFTVSLATKVVGAVGAAFLMKFAINGGTGEGISSMALQQGGLGLVLTTLIITAPPMAASFFQGTLGQFTAYSALGQLDRASQDGSGGRSQMVAEPVLRNEPRANEIDKLGYRVSGSPQQEVAHNQGRLGKANV; encoded by the coding sequence ATGAGTATCACTGTTTCTGTGAGTATCACCGATTTTTTGACGAATATCGGCAATTACAAATTCTTTCGTCTGATCAACGATTACCTGCGCGACGAGATTGCGATTTTCCAGTGGGAATTGTTGCAGCGCACGACCGCATGGGTGGGGGTGATGGCGCTGACGCTGCTGACGCTGTGCATTCTGATCCAGGGGTATCGGATTGTGACGGGCCAGTCGCGTGAGGCGGCGATGGGGCTGGTGGTGACGGCCCTGCGTGCGGCGTTGATCATCGGTGTTGCCACGAGCATGGCCAAGGGCTCGCCGCAGCTATATTGGACGCTGACCGACGGGATCAGCGAGGCGATCACCCAGACGGTGACCGGCGACTCCGACAGCCCGTACGAAGCGATCGACAAGAACCTGATGCTGATGCAGGTGGCGATGTCGGGTCTTGACCAGATCAAGACCGGCGGCGATGCCGAAAGCGATAGCGCCAAGGAGCGTGCGCGCTGGTTTACGGGCATCGGCATGGCGGGGCCTGGCGTGGTGGCGGGCTCGATGCTGCTGCTGAACAAGATAGCGATGGCGCTGGTGGTGGGGTTTGGTCCATTATTCATCCTGTGTCTGCTATTCCAAGCCACGAAGTCGCTTTTCAGCAAGTGGTTGTTGTACGGGGTCGGCACGATGTTCTCGTTGTCGGTGCTGACCTTTACGGTAAGCTTGGCGACGAAGGTAGTGGGTGCGGTAGGCGCGGCATTTTTGATGAAGTTTGCAATAAACGGCGGCACCGGCGAAGGCATCAGCAGCATGGCGCTGCAACAAGGAGGATTAGGCTTGGTACTGACGACGTTGATCATCACCGCACCGCCGATGGCTGCATCTTTCTTCCAGGGCACGCTGGGCCAGTTCACGGCGTACTCGGCGCTGGGGCAGCTGGATCGGGCGAGCCAGGATGGTAGTGGTGGGCGGTCGCAGATGGTGGCAGAGCCGGTTCTTAGAAATGAACCTAGGGCCAATGAAATAGATAAGCTTGGTTATCGAGTGTCTGGAAGTCCACAGCAAGAAGTTGCTCACAATCAAGGCCGCTTAGGAAAAGCTAATGTTTGA
- a CDS encoding DUF4189 domain-containing protein yields MFDLGIMSRRACFLLILISLSCCFGAQAQTACPNGVAPGSPQCGPDSGTSRADSPPPQPTGKWIKTWGALAKNASGDMGFASGKISKSDAQAEAAERCESFESGECKVFEIFYNECISTAVSASGHAGIGVAGSKEQASTLAIKECEGGFGGVCKITLAECSRPVFQNF; encoded by the coding sequence ATGTTTGATTTAGGTATAATGAGCAGGCGTGCTTGCTTCTTGCTAATACTGATTAGTCTCAGCTGTTGTTTCGGTGCGCAGGCGCAAACTGCTTGCCCAAACGGTGTTGCTCCAGGTAGTCCGCAATGCGGGCCTGATTCTGGAACATCTAGGGCTGATTCTCCTCCGCCTCAGCCGACTGGTAAATGGATTAAAACTTGGGGTGCCCTCGCAAAAAATGCTTCTGGCGACATGGGTTTTGCTAGCGGAAAAATTAGTAAGAGCGATGCCCAAGCTGAAGCTGCAGAGCGCTGCGAGTCATTTGAATCGGGAGAGTGTAAAGTATTTGAAATATTTTATAACGAATGTATTTCTACGGCGGTTTCAGCTTCTGGACACGCGGGAATCGGAGTTGCGGGTAGTAAAGAGCAAGCTTCAACCTTAGCGATCAAAGAGTGCGAGGGTGGATTTGGAGGAGTATGCAAGATAACTCTTGCTGAATGCAGTCGGCCAGTTTTTCAGAATTTCTAG
- a CDS encoding lysozyme inhibitor LprI family protein — translation MLNAVGQFFRISRDVMYMRLGVASDRRANWVDFFPINFSMMLIAILLAVLISGCNIQNQGNIDDGNLNLEKSRIANKFDANVKGNRRAAEIEKNSAVEAEQRRIVREQDKLLEKALNGETQQQRGELAKSVQLRFSYRQCVKNSDAVMPVLMNCNNEEYEYQDARLNKVYHRLLSKLPADEKVALKQEERDWIKQRDALCQSNGSLGGGQAEELEDRSCELNATAKRADELESR, via the coding sequence TTGCTGAATGCAGTCGGCCAGTTTTTCAGAATTTCTAGGGATGTGATGTATATGAGGCTTGGTGTCGCTAGTGACCGCCGTGCTAATTGGGTAGATTTTTTTCCCATCAATTTTTCTATGATGTTAATTGCTATATTATTAGCGGTTCTCATAAGTGGGTGTAATATCCAAAATCAGGGAAATATTGATGACGGGAATTTGAATCTAGAAAAATCTAGAATCGCCAATAAATTCGATGCTAACGTAAAGGGTAATCGAAGGGCTGCTGAAATTGAAAAAAATTCTGCTGTTGAAGCGGAACAAAGACGTATTGTTCGGGAGCAAGATAAGTTATTAGAGAAGGCGCTCAACGGCGAGACGCAGCAGCAGCGTGGCGAGCTGGCGAAAAGCGTGCAACTGCGCTTCTCCTATCGGCAGTGCGTTAAGAATTCAGACGCAGTCATGCCAGTATTGATGAACTGCAACAATGAAGAATATGAGTATCAGGATGCCCGTCTAAACAAGGTCTATCATCGCCTATTGAGTAAGTTGCCGGCGGACGAGAAAGTTGCACTCAAGCAGGAAGAGCGAGATTGGATCAAGCAGCGTGACGCGCTTTGCCAATCAAATGGATCACTTGGTGGTGGGCAGGCTGAAGAGTTGGAGGACAGGTCTTGCGAGTTGAACGCAACAGCGAAGCGTGCCGATGAGCTGGAGAGCCGTTAA
- a CDS encoding peptidoglycan-binding domain-containing protein, whose amino-acid sequence MATMDGWHLGMTSARRESGGCGVEAISTGKGDHGGVSYGVYQLASNSGTLREYLDRSRYGKDFSGLSPATAAFNEKWTQLARTDPAFGQDQHDFIKSTHYDKQVASLKAGGLDLSDRGPAVQDAIWSSSVQYRGLTPSLFREGLTEKFGKNYQLADLSDKQIVEAVQDYKYSHTETLFKSSPTQWDSLRHRALNEKQDLVDLAEGRLPTQGSSARHYSAPQSHDEKLDNGERGQSIKQLQSQLAQLGYRGRDGRPLHADGDFGANTKHAVEQFQREHGLHVDGVVGRQTHAALGQALSQHTAKHVEQTAAPTVPALAGVLLLSDPRHPDSAMYNGAVSKLEALGERGGFSNRQELQQAAGQLVFEAKVDGLKRIDHVTLSKSGDRFFALQGEMTDPAMRLVFVDRDQAQTRPLEHSSRQMAEENQRQAQQAQTQPQTPDPGTRGLTL is encoded by the coding sequence ATGGCGACTATGGATGGATGGCACTTGGGAATGACTTCTGCGCGGCGCGAAAGCGGCGGGTGCGGAGTCGAAGCAATTTCAACGGGTAAAGGTGATCACGGTGGCGTTTCTTATGGCGTTTACCAACTGGCCTCCAATTCTGGAACGTTGAGGGAGTATTTAGATCGGTCGCGTTATGGCAAGGATTTTTCCGGGTTGTCGCCTGCTACTGCCGCCTTCAATGAGAAGTGGACCCAGCTTGCACGTACCGACCCAGCGTTTGGGCAGGACCAGCATGATTTCATCAAAAGTACGCACTACGACAAGCAGGTTGCGTCCCTGAAAGCGGGTGGGCTTGATCTGAGCGACCGTGGGCCTGCTGTTCAGGACGCAATCTGGAGTAGCTCAGTGCAGTACCGTGGCTTGACTCCGTCGTTATTTCGGGAGGGGCTGACAGAGAAATTTGGCAAAAACTATCAACTCGCTGATTTATCGGATAAGCAGATCGTCGAAGCAGTACAAGACTACAAGTACTCTCATACCGAAACGTTATTCAAGAGTTCGCCCACTCAATGGGACTCCCTGCGTCATCGTGCTCTTAATGAAAAGCAGGATTTAGTTGACCTAGCCGAAGGTCGGCTGCCAACTCAAGGCTCGTCAGCTAGGCATTACAGCGCTCCACAGTCGCACGACGAAAAGCTGGACAACGGCGAGCGCGGCCAGTCAATCAAGCAACTGCAAAGCCAGCTAGCCCAACTCGGCTATCGAGGCCGCGACGGCAGGCCGTTGCATGCCGATGGCGACTTCGGCGCCAACACCAAGCACGCCGTGGAGCAATTTCAGCGTGAGCACGGTCTGCATGTGGATGGTGTGGTGGGACGACAGACGCATGCTGCTTTAGGCCAAGCGCTGTCGCAGCACACCGCCAAACACGTCGAGCAGACCGCCGCTCCAACTGTGCCTGCACTGGCCGGCGTGCTTTTGCTTTCCGATCCGCGCCACCCAGATAGCGCGATGTATAACGGCGCGGTCAGCAAGTTGGAAGCACTGGGCGAACGTGGCGGTTTCTCCAATCGGCAAGAGCTCCAGCAAGCGGCTGGACAGCTGGTGTTTGAAGCCAAGGTGGATGGTCTAAAACGCATCGACCACGTGACGCTCAGCAAGAGCGGTGATAGGTTTTTTGCCTTGCAGGGCGAAATGACCGACCCGGCGATGCGCCTGGTATTTGTGGATCGCGATCAAGCGCAGACTCGGCCGTTGGAGCACAGCAGCCGGCAAATGGCCGAGGAAAATCAGCGGCAGGCGCAGCAAGCGCAGACACAGCCGCAGACGCCAGACCCCGGTACGCGCGGCCTAACGCTCTAG
- a CDS encoding IS5 family transposase — protein sequence MQLTFGDAEGLGKRKQTRREIFLAEMEQVVPWRHLLGLIAPHYPVSGRPGRQPYALATMLRIHLLQQWYALSDPAMEEALHEIPTLRRFAQLGGLDNVPDETTILNFRRLLETHGLAARMLEAVNADLVRKGQSLRSGTIVDATLIAAPSSTKNTDRAHDPEMHQTKKGNQWYFGMKAPIGVDEFSGLVHHVRCTAANVADVAVTHALLHGKEDSVFGDSGYTGADKREELQTCKAGFFIAAKRSTIQAIGNKRERRQEERWEYFKASVRAKVEHPFRVIKRQFGYTKVRYRGLAKNTAHVLTLFALSNLWMVRRQLLPARG from the coding sequence ATGCAACTGACGTTCGGTGACGCTGAAGGTTTGGGCAAGCGCAAGCAGACTCGCCGCGAGATCTTCCTGGCCGAGATGGAGCAGGTGGTTCCGTGGAGGCATTTGCTCGGACTGATCGCGCCGCACTATCCGGTGTCGGGGCGGCCTGGTCGACAGCCGTACGCACTGGCGACGATGTTGCGGATTCATTTGCTGCAGCAGTGGTATGCGTTGAGCGATCCGGCGATGGAAGAAGCGTTGCACGAGATCCCGACCTTGCGCCGTTTTGCCCAGCTCGGCGGTTTGGACAATGTTCCCGACGAGACCACGATTCTCAACTTTCGCCGCTTGCTGGAAACCCATGGCCTTGCAGCGCGGATGCTGGAGGCCGTCAACGCGGATCTGGTGCGCAAGGGTCAGAGCCTGCGGTCCGGCACGATCGTCGATGCAACCCTGATCGCTGCGCCCAGTTCGACCAAGAACACCGACCGCGCGCACGACCCTGAAATGCATCAGACCAAGAAAGGCAATCAGTGGTATTTCGGGATGAAGGCACCCATCGGCGTGGATGAGTTTTCCGGGCTGGTGCACCATGTCCGTTGTACGGCTGCCAATGTGGCCGATGTCGCGGTGACCCACGCATTGCTGCACGGCAAAGAAGACAGTGTGTTCGGCGACAGCGGCTACACCGGTGCGGACAAACGCGAAGAACTGCAGACCTGCAAGGCTGGTTTTTTCATTGCCGCCAAGCGTTCGACGATTCAAGCCATTGGCAACAAACGCGAGCGCCGCCAGGAAGAACGTTGGGAATACTTCAAAGCAAGTGTGCGTGCGAAGGTGGAGCATCCATTCCGCGTGATCAAACGCCAGTTTGGCTACACCAAGGTCCGCTATCGCGGCTTGGCCAAGAACACCGCGCATGTGCTGACCCTGTTCGCACTATCCAATCTGTGGATGGTGCGCCGGCAGTTGCTGCCGGCCAGGGGATAA
- a CDS encoding DUF6119 family protein, which produces MATFTIYLLRESVKTARDAVIDGAKEHPIEDGLSKYGQLFVKDTKPKPPKWAELFESYIDKKLLGTVQSSSAAFIIPVDQRLFALTFGQGRFLLHPDAYEERFGLIVTLNSINSDALRSIDKRAFVEDQNSRVQTAQAASALSFGVDIERDLVRGIVGRPVDFRLGRRLAGADALTVTSDVRVPGLRALLRRYLKKFESKDYQANFPWIDQVRQLIPKGTIATKLDAMLVDKVKEAWHNNGVVDGCWLAVPDIVDWEKVDGFKFTSAKGEGVWSDLRFRALIAAHPGEEPSLSFLRKHYAMSVDEDEKTVDRWALYRCIHCEIDDDGKSYILSAGRWFEVDKDFVSAVESSFKDIAKYPGSLPVYNHEDEGQYNESAVAGSGGRWCLMDKKMLRVGGIHDKVEFCDLYGSGEIIHVKHYGSSAVLAHLFNQGLVSGELLRSHEPYVSLANKELLMTHQLSLDPAGEKFSVRDVAPYTIVFAIISQSNKPDLHLPFFAKVILKSVHARLVELGYANVMLAKVDCSTGVSSAKVKPTPIRKRRAKRSSLRRAG; this is translated from the coding sequence TTGGCTACATTTACGATCTATTTGCTGCGTGAGTCTGTCAAAACGGCACGAGATGCTGTCATCGATGGTGCCAAAGAACATCCCATTGAAGATGGGCTTTCAAAATATGGACAGCTGTTCGTCAAAGACACAAAGCCTAAGCCACCCAAATGGGCTGAGCTGTTCGAAAGCTACATCGATAAAAAGCTTCTTGGGACCGTCCAGTCCTCTTCGGCAGCTTTTATAATTCCAGTCGATCAGCGTCTTTTTGCCCTAACTTTTGGACAAGGGCGTTTCTTGCTTCATCCGGATGCCTATGAAGAACGGTTCGGATTGATCGTAACGCTCAATTCAATTAATTCCGATGCGCTGCGAAGCATTGATAAGCGGGCATTTGTCGAAGACCAAAATAGCAGAGTCCAAACAGCACAAGCCGCGTCAGCGTTAAGTTTTGGAGTTGATATCGAACGCGATTTAGTTCGCGGCATTGTGGGTCGCCCAGTGGATTTCAGACTTGGGAGAAGGTTGGCCGGTGCTGATGCTTTAACCGTCACCTCTGACGTCAGAGTTCCTGGCCTCAGAGCTTTATTGCGGCGTTATCTCAAAAAATTCGAGTCCAAAGACTACCAAGCCAATTTCCCGTGGATTGACCAAGTCCGCCAGCTGATCCCCAAAGGAACAATTGCCACCAAGTTAGATGCCATGCTTGTCGATAAAGTAAAAGAAGCTTGGCACAACAACGGTGTTGTTGATGGTTGCTGGCTGGCAGTTCCCGATATTGTGGATTGGGAAAAGGTCGATGGGTTTAAATTCACAAGCGCAAAGGGAGAGGGTGTGTGGAGTGATCTACGTTTTCGGGCTCTGATTGCTGCGCATCCTGGCGAAGAGCCTAGTCTTTCTTTTCTCCGTAAACATTATGCGATGTCTGTTGATGAAGACGAAAAAACAGTGGACAGATGGGCGCTTTATCGCTGCATTCATTGTGAAATTGATGATGATGGGAAGTCTTACATTCTTTCAGCTGGGCGCTGGTTTGAAGTTGACAAAGACTTTGTAAGCGCAGTAGAGAGTTCCTTTAAAGACATCGCGAAATATCCCGGCTCTCTACCTGTCTATAATCATGAAGACGAAGGGCAATACAACGAGTCCGCAGTGGCTGGAAGTGGTGGCCGCTGGTGTCTGATGGATAAAAAGATGCTCCGCGTCGGAGGAATTCACGACAAGGTCGAGTTTTGCGATCTCTATGGCAGTGGAGAAATCATCCATGTCAAGCATTACGGAAGTTCTGCTGTCCTAGCCCATTTGTTCAATCAGGGCCTTGTATCTGGTGAACTACTTCGTTCGCATGAGCCGTATGTTTCCCTCGCCAACAAAGAGCTTTTAATGACTCACCAGCTTTCGCTAGATCCTGCTGGTGAGAAGTTCTCTGTTCGGGATGTAGCACCATACACCATTGTTTTTGCAATCATTAGCCAGTCGAATAAGCCAGACCTCCACCTACCTTTTTTTGCAAAGGTGATCCTAAAAAGCGTTCATGCAAGGCTAGTTGAGCTGGGATATGCAAATGTGATGTTAGCCAAGGTGGATTGCAGCACTGGTGTTTCCAGTGCAAAGGTCAAGCCTACTCCAATAAGAAAGAGGCGTGCCAAGCGATCCAGTCTACGTCGTGCAGGATAA
- a CDS encoding DUF3800 domain-containing protein, translating into MYANDMAANLAAMLHYAGPHAFPDSRWDEFLRAFGNALLHHSTEYYDKFYRVLLDIVQFENPRFSIKKFLLAGLGTLEERLQVFESNTAFDPAVDSFVLLVSHLMMRTPNRFSVIHDVSKPLRKQEDMLRLLMDSDATPTNFGYPGREMDLPLRVSSLSFEDSKNHPGLQLADLVAGATTDFLAAKMGYASMDDFKIALSESNLPKIIVNVTAAQAKISKSASAAPGRKSLADGMASFLDRAESRK; encoded by the coding sequence ATGTATGCCAACGATATGGCCGCAAATTTAGCCGCGATGCTCCATTATGCTGGCCCCCACGCATTCCCTGATAGTAGATGGGATGAATTTCTTCGGGCTTTCGGCAATGCATTACTTCATCACTCCACCGAATACTATGACAAATTTTACAGAGTCTTGTTAGATATAGTTCAGTTCGAGAATCCAAGATTCAGCATCAAGAAATTTTTACTTGCCGGCCTCGGAACACTTGAAGAACGTCTTCAAGTGTTCGAGAGCAATACAGCCTTTGATCCTGCGGTCGATAGCTTTGTTTTGCTTGTTTCCCATCTGATGATGCGAACTCCTAATCGGTTCAGCGTTATCCATGATGTTTCAAAACCACTTAGGAAACAGGAGGACATGCTTCGTTTACTAATGGATTCGGATGCAACGCCAACGAATTTTGGCTATCCCGGCCGAGAAATGGATCTTCCTCTTAGAGTATCAAGCCTCTCATTTGAGGACTCTAAGAACCATCCAGGGCTTCAACTCGCTGACTTAGTAGCGGGCGCAACAACAGACTTTCTTGCTGCTAAAATGGGCTACGCTTCAATGGACGATTTTAAAATAGCCCTCTCTGAGAGTAATTTACCTAAAATTATTGTAAACGTCACTGCTGCTCAGGCTAAAATATCTAAAAGTGCCTCCGCCGCTCCTGGTCGAAAGAGCCTTGCGGATGGAATGGCGTCGTTTTTGGATAGGGCTGAAAGTAGAAAATAA